One genomic window of Leptospira paudalimensis includes the following:
- a CDS encoding alpha/beta fold hydrolase: MKLNYKVYPFQNPNPNQKSIGEIVILHGLFGSSKNWVTVARFLSEFGQVYAVDQRNHGDSPHSDEHSIPLMADDLETFLHDLKIQNPILLGHSMGGLVAMYFDLMHPGLLSRLIIQDIAPRSYPFAYDNEIKSMAFPLSGFSSRTEIDTEMAKYVKDTFIRQFLQMSLERKEDGSYHWKLNVEGINHARRVFDDVFSFDKISQTRTLFLLGGNSEYIKESDLLIMDQFFQNNVKVKIEGGGHYIHFTHQKVFLEELGNWLQNEFG; encoded by the coding sequence GTGAAATTAAATTACAAAGTTTATCCATTTCAAAATCCCAATCCGAATCAAAAGTCGATCGGTGAAATAGTCATCTTACATGGGTTATTTGGTTCGTCAAAAAACTGGGTGACTGTTGCCAGATTTTTATCCGAGTTCGGTCAAGTTTATGCAGTTGACCAAAGGAATCATGGTGATTCTCCTCACAGTGACGAACATTCCATACCTCTCATGGCGGATGATTTGGAAACATTCCTACATGATTTAAAGATCCAAAATCCGATTTTACTCGGTCATTCGATGGGAGGTCTCGTGGCGATGTATTTTGATTTGATGCATCCAGGACTACTCAGCCGACTGATCATCCAAGACATTGCACCAAGGTCATATCCATTTGCGTATGACAATGAGATAAAGTCGATGGCTTTCCCTCTCAGTGGATTTAGCTCACGTACGGAAATTGATACGGAAATGGCGAAGTACGTAAAGGATACATTTATACGCCAATTTTTGCAAATGAGTTTGGAACGAAAAGAAGATGGTTCTTATCATTGGAAATTGAATGTAGAGGGAATCAATCACGCTAGAAGAGTTTTTGATGATGTATTTTCATTTGATAAAATTTCTCAAACTAGGACATTGTTTTTGTTAGGTGGGAATTCCGAATACATTAAAGAATCTGACCTTTTGATTATGGATCAGTTTTTTCAAAATAATGTAAAAGTAAAAATTGAAGGTGGTGGGCATTATATCCATTTTACCCACCAGAAAGTATTTTTGGAAGAACTTGGAAATTGGTTACAAAACGAGTTTGGTTAA
- a CDS encoding Dps family protein, which produces MKINIGIPEEERSAISESLKKLLADTYTLYQKTHSYHWNVTGPMFQTLHLLFMTQYTELWNAIDPIAERIRSLGYYAPMGGWEFAKYSSISEDKEVPKAKDMIKNLVEGNEAVIRTARAAYAPAEKGNDQATLDLLTQRLDIHEKTAWMLRSLLEE; this is translated from the coding sequence ATGAAAATTAATATTGGAATTCCAGAAGAGGAAAGAAGTGCGATTTCCGAATCTTTAAAAAAACTGTTAGCTGATACATACACTCTCTACCAAAAAACACATAGTTACCATTGGAATGTTACAGGGCCGATGTTCCAAACACTACACCTTCTTTTTATGACTCAATACACAGAACTCTGGAATGCAATTGATCCAATTGCAGAACGAATCCGCTCTCTCGGGTATTATGCACCAATGGGTGGATGGGAATTTGCAAAGTATTCTAGTATTTCAGAAGACAAAGAAGTTCCAAAAGCAAAAGATATGATCAAAAATTTAGTGGAAGGGAACGAAGCCGTGATTCGCACAGCACGTGCAGCTTATGCTCCAGCAGAAAAAGGAAATGACCAAGCAACCTTGGATCTATTAACACAAAGACTCGACATTCACGAAAAAACAGCATGGATGTTACGTTCGTTACTCGAAGAATAA
- a CDS encoding CsgG/HfaB family protein: MKQYLAFFSLLLSVSLTNCRTMDAAIQYPESGKSNLGITKVAVLIFDIEEAKWGDEFTDAVSLQIAKSLPFKVIEREQLSKVVNEQSFSKTGIIDTQTAVRIGKVLGVDALVFGRGSALKKFDDKGKLIPNLVDTVSLKIVHIESGQVIVNARKKPGADWTMARLLQYTLGLGLIWSREDILVATSQYDFVAESLVDRIVSELNK, encoded by the coding sequence ATGAAACAATATTTAGCGTTTTTCTCCCTACTACTTTCGGTATCGTTAACCAATTGTCGGACAATGGATGCAGCGATCCAATACCCTGAATCAGGAAAATCCAATCTAGGAATCACAAAAGTTGCGGTTCTCATTTTTGATATAGAAGAGGCAAAATGGGGTGACGAATTCACAGATGCGGTTTCTTTACAAATCGCAAAATCGCTTCCCTTCAAAGTTATAGAACGTGAACAACTTTCAAAAGTTGTAAATGAGCAAAGTTTTTCCAAAACAGGAATCATAGATACGCAAACAGCCGTTAGAATTGGAAAAGTTCTAGGTGTGGATGCCCTGGTTTTTGGCAGAGGTTCTGCGCTAAAAAAATTCGATGATAAAGGGAAACTTATCCCAAATTTAGTCGATACAGTTTCCTTAAAAATCGTTCATATAGAATCGGGACAAGTGATTGTCAATGCACGGAAAAAACCAGGTGCCGATTGGACCATGGCACGACTTTTACAATATACTCTAGGACTTGGACTGATTTGGAGTCGTGAGGATATTTTAGTTGCAACAAGCCAATATGATTTTGTCGCAGAAAGTTTAGTCGATCGAATTGTAAGTGAATTAAATAAATAA
- a CDS encoding alpha/beta hydrolase yields MKKNLSWIILILAFFLLVASCFLSEQILTPSVSMEFDDEKLRKQIAFSEFALPTPETIRFQNGVLRLRGWYFKNPKKQNCGVILLHGFTNSKIQMLPYATPFWKRGCSLFLYDARAHAESDGTYSTYGYHEKMDLERAVEYFSEIDNTPEDRIGIFGIDLGASTALQFADGQYEYGFVIADTPYKDMRSFVEHRYESIYSRLVRFFTPLSLSIAEIRGDLLVNEVSPLNAAKLITKPVLILFPNDGDQTQKEDAELVASNLKTTTKKLAPYSTQNVLMNQNQTISPEYELILLGFLKDIKFVK; encoded by the coding sequence ATGAAAAAAAATCTCAGTTGGATTATACTCATTCTCGCCTTCTTTCTGCTAGTTGCTTCTTGTTTTCTTTCCGAACAAATTTTAACACCTTCCGTTTCGATGGAATTTGACGATGAAAAATTGAGAAAACAAATCGCCTTTTCTGAATTTGCATTACCGACGCCAGAAACAATTCGTTTTCAAAATGGTGTTTTGCGTTTAAGAGGTTGGTATTTCAAAAATCCCAAAAAACAAAATTGTGGGGTCATTCTTTTGCATGGATTTACCAATTCTAAAATCCAAATGTTACCGTATGCGACTCCATTTTGGAAACGAGGTTGTAGTTTGTTTTTGTATGATGCCAGGGCTCATGCGGAAAGTGACGGTACGTATTCAACATATGGTTACCATGAAAAAATGGATTTAGAGAGGGCGGTTGAATATTTTTCAGAGATAGACAATACCCCAGAAGATCGGATTGGTATTTTTGGTATCGATTTAGGAGCTTCAACAGCGCTACAATTTGCAGATGGACAATACGAATATGGATTTGTGATCGCAGATACTCCCTACAAAGACATGAGGTCTTTTGTAGAACATCGTTATGAAAGTATTTATTCTAGATTGGTTCGATTTTTCACTCCACTCAGTTTATCGATCGCGGAAATTAGAGGTGATTTATTAGTCAATGAGGTTTCACCATTGAATGCAGCAAAATTAATTACCAAACCAGTTTTGATTTTGTTTCCCAATGATGGAGATCAAACACAAAAAGAGGATGCAGAACTCGTCGCTTCCAACTTAAAAACGACAACTAAAAAATTAGCACCTTATTCGACTCAAAATGTTTTAATGAACCAAAACCAAACCATTTCTCCTGAATATGAGTTGATCCTTCTTGGTTTTTTAAAGGACATTAAGTTTGTAAAATAA
- a CDS encoding LA_0442/LA_0875 N-terminal domain-containing protein encodes MKTSLFILILTFSFPVFAINTVILKNGKTIKGKVTDQNERGLTIQTSDGIQTLTKFQILKVVYKDVSEQEAEKIRIAEEKKLRDKEEKEKAKLEKEKQIAEEKERKRLEEEDKLAEKQRQDELAKQESLAEKEAKAEAEWLANRQLGPSPAATQCGGRLAMIWRSAVLPGWGQYCGGHTASAGTFGILFFGSLLYSLGPLRTEEKNAKSHYDTMVLLNQIGGPGTRLTAQNISLPSEFLAGYIETSITDDLIIKSKNNAKEANTKYLAGLGTASIIYITNIIHAYMIGRDTYPDRPVVQSGGKQFKEGLDFESSWDKPQGVNAYRPQFNSIYAEVRYSVLF; translated from the coding sequence ATGAAAACGTCACTATTTATCCTCATCCTAACTTTCTCATTTCCAGTTTTTGCCATTAACACAGTGATTTTAAAAAATGGTAAGACTATCAAAGGGAAGGTAACTGATCAAAATGAAAGAGGGCTCACTATCCAAACAAGTGATGGGATCCAAACCCTTACAAAATTCCAAATCTTAAAAGTTGTTTATAAAGATGTTAGTGAACAAGAAGCAGAAAAAATTCGTATCGCTGAAGAAAAAAAATTACGCGATAAGGAAGAGAAAGAAAAGGCAAAATTAGAAAAGGAAAAACAAATTGCCGAAGAAAAGGAACGCAAACGTTTAGAAGAGGAAGATAAACTCGCAGAAAAACAACGGCAAGATGAATTAGCAAAACAAGAATCGTTGGCAGAAAAAGAAGCAAAAGCAGAGGCGGAATGGTTGGCAAATCGTCAACTAGGTCCCTCTCCAGCTGCAACACAATGTGGAGGTCGTTTGGCAATGATTTGGAGATCTGCGGTATTACCAGGATGGGGACAATACTGCGGGGGACACACTGCATCAGCAGGTACATTCGGAATCCTATTTTTTGGATCCCTTCTTTATAGTTTGGGTCCCCTACGCACCGAAGAAAAAAATGCAAAATCACATTACGATACAATGGTATTGTTAAACCAAATAGGAGGACCTGGGACTAGACTTACTGCACAAAACATTAGTTTGCCGAGTGAATTCCTAGCAGGTTATATCGAAACCTCCATTACAGATGATCTAATTATAAAAAGCAAAAACAATGCAAAAGAAGCAAACACAAAGTATCTAGCTGGGCTTGGGACGGCAAGCATCATCTACATCACAAATATCATACATGCCTACATGATCGGAAGAGATACATACCCAGATAGACCCGTTGTCCAATCTGGAGGAAAACAATTCAAAGAGGGATTGGATTTTGAATCGAGTTGGGACAAACCTCAAGGTGTAAATGCATATCGCCCTCAATTCAATTCGATTTATGCAGAAGTTCGGTATTCAGTCTTATTTTAA
- a CDS encoding type I restriction endonuclease subunit R — translation MVNQNPEQKARDQIDSQLEQVGWVIQDLKNINLNASLGVAVREYQTDVGPVDYLLFVDGKPCGVVEAKRAEEGHRISTHEEQAENYAKATLKHLHKQHLPFTYIATGEVIRFSNFLDPKPRAREIFAFHTPATLKDWHRNESPLRKRFVEIPRLDTVGLRECQIKAIENLENSFRENKLKALVQMATGSGKTFTAITFIYRLLKFAKAKRVLFLVDTRNLGEQAEQEFLSFVPNDDNRKFTELYSIQRLKSSYIANDSQVVISTIQRLYSLLKGNDLEEQAEEENPNERSYLPKEIPPIDYNPKIPIDFFDFIVIDECHRSIYNLWKQVLEYFDAFEIGLTATPDKRTIGYFNQNLVSEYSHEMAVADGVNVGYDVYQIETQVTKSGGVIWGGQYVDLRERMTRKKRRELQDEDEAYSNKQLDKEIVNPNQIRTVVKEFKSRLPQIFPDRFDKDGNFEVPKTLVFAKTDSHANDIIDIIREEFAEENHFCKKITYNAEDPKGTLTEFRNAYLPRIAVTVDMIATGTDVRPLECLLFMRDIKSRNYFEQMKGRGTRTISLDDLRKVTPTAKHAKDHFVIVDAIGVTKSLKTDSRPLEKKPSVPLKDLLQAIAVGARDEELYTSLANRLSRLDKQLTEKERSQFYQLTNGTLISQVAKDLLLAFHPDTKEEIETTIESTMTKASPEEKARALGNAIKQIQDKPAQIFTGELNDWIEKVRKVHEQKLDLQTPDTVIHSGWEADQKEKAQALVSEFRQWLEDHKDEILALQIFYNQPFRRREVTFRMIQEVLERLKEDKPRISPLQVWKAYEILETANGSPKNELIAIVSLIRRVTELDGTLTSYDSIVDRNFQKWIFAKNAGKHNRFTEEQMEWLRMVKDYITNSFHIEKEDFDYNPFNAKGGLGKMWQLFGAETETLLDEMNEKLVA, via the coding sequence ATGGTAAATCAAAATCCAGAACAGAAGGCTCGTGACCAGATCGATTCGCAACTTGAACAAGTTGGATGGGTCATCCAAGATTTAAAGAATATAAATCTAAATGCAAGCCTTGGTGTAGCTGTCCGGGAATACCAGACTGATGTAGGGCCAGTTGACTATCTTTTGTTTGTGGATGGAAAGCCTTGTGGGGTAGTGGAAGCAAAAAGAGCCGAAGAAGGACATAGAATTTCAACCCATGAAGAACAAGCTGAAAACTATGCAAAAGCAACTCTAAAACATTTACATAAACAACACTTACCTTTTACATATATTGCCACTGGCGAGGTGATCCGATTTTCGAACTTTTTAGATCCAAAACCTAGAGCTCGTGAAATCTTTGCATTCCATACTCCTGCAACCTTAAAGGATTGGCATCGAAATGAATCTCCATTGCGAAAGAGATTTGTTGAGATACCAAGATTGGATACCGTTGGTTTGCGCGAATGCCAAATCAAGGCGATAGAAAATTTAGAAAATTCCTTTCGGGAAAATAAATTAAAAGCATTGGTCCAAATGGCAACTGGATCAGGAAAAACATTCACTGCGATTACTTTTATCTATCGTTTGTTGAAGTTTGCAAAAGCTAAGCGAGTTTTATTTTTAGTTGATACGAGAAATCTCGGCGAACAGGCCGAACAAGAATTTTTATCATTTGTTCCAAACGATGACAATCGAAAGTTTACTGAGTTATATAGTATCCAGAGACTCAAATCAAGTTATATCGCAAATGATAGTCAAGTTGTGATAAGCACAATACAAAGACTTTATTCCTTATTGAAAGGAAATGATCTTGAGGAACAGGCTGAGGAAGAAAATCCGAATGAAAGATCGTATCTTCCCAAAGAGATCCCGCCTATAGATTACAATCCGAAGATCCCTATCGATTTTTTTGATTTTATCGTGATCGATGAATGTCACAGGAGTATTTACAACCTTTGGAAACAAGTTTTAGAATATTTTGATGCGTTTGAGATTGGACTAACGGCGACTCCCGATAAAAGAACGATAGGTTATTTTAACCAAAATTTAGTGAGTGAGTATTCTCATGAAATGGCTGTAGCCGATGGGGTAAATGTTGGCTATGATGTTTACCAGATCGAAACTCAAGTCACTAAGTCTGGTGGAGTGATTTGGGGTGGGCAGTATGTAGATTTACGAGAAAGGATGACTCGTAAAAAAAGAAGAGAATTGCAGGATGAAGACGAAGCTTACTCAAATAAACAACTTGATAAAGAAATCGTAAACCCCAATCAGATACGAACTGTTGTTAAAGAATTTAAATCCAGATTGCCACAGATTTTCCCGGATCGTTTTGACAAAGATGGAAATTTTGAAGTCCCTAAAACATTGGTCTTTGCGAAGACGGATAGTCACGCCAACGATATTATTGATATCATTCGAGAAGAGTTCGCCGAAGAGAACCATTTCTGTAAAAAGATCACCTATAATGCAGAAGACCCCAAAGGTACCTTAACTGAGTTTCGGAATGCCTACTTGCCTCGGATCGCTGTCACTGTGGATATGATTGCTACTGGTACTGATGTGCGTCCTTTGGAATGTCTTTTGTTTATGAGAGATATTAAAAGTCGAAATTATTTTGAGCAAATGAAAGGTCGTGGTACGAGAACTATTTCTTTGGATGATTTGCGTAAGGTGACACCAACGGCAAAACATGCTAAGGATCATTTTGTGATCGTAGATGCCATTGGCGTTACCAAAAGTTTGAAAACCGATAGCCGACCTTTGGAGAAAAAACCCAGTGTTCCTTTAAAGGATCTTTTGCAAGCAATTGCTGTGGGAGCGAGGGATGAGGAACTTTATACAAGTCTTGCCAATCGGCTTTCCCGACTCGACAAACAATTGACAGAGAAAGAACGGTCACAATTTTATCAGCTAACAAATGGTACATTGATTTCTCAAGTTGCCAAAGACTTACTTCTTGCTTTCCATCCTGATACAAAAGAGGAAATCGAGACAACCATCGAATCCACTATGACGAAGGCAAGTCCCGAAGAAAAAGCGAGAGCCTTAGGGAATGCAATCAAACAAATCCAAGATAAACCTGCTCAAATCTTTACAGGCGAACTCAACGATTGGATTGAAAAAGTGAGAAAGGTTCACGAACAAAAACTGGATTTGCAAACACCTGATACAGTCATTCATTCCGGTTGGGAAGCTGACCAAAAGGAAAAAGCGCAAGCCTTAGTATCAGAGTTTCGGCAATGGTTGGAAGACCATAAGGATGAGATCCTTGCTCTCCAAATCTTTTACAACCAACCTTTCCGACGAAGAGAAGTTACCTTTCGGATGATCCAAGAAGTTCTGGAACGGTTGAAAGAAGACAAACCAAGAATCAGTCCCTTGCAAGTATGGAAAGCTTACGAAATACTAGAGACAGCCAATGGTTCACCTAAAAATGAACTGATTGCGATTGTATCACTCATACGCCGAGTCACAGAACTAGACGGTACGCTTACATCCTATGATAGCATCGTGGATCGCAATTTCCAAAAATGGATTTTTGCCAAAAACGCAGGAAAACACAACCGATTCACTGAGGAACAAATGGAATGGCTTCGGATGGTGAAGGATTATATCACGAATAGCTTTCATATCGAAAAGGAAGACTTCGACTACAATCCGTTCAACGCGAAAGGTGGTCTTGGAAAAATGTGGCAGTTGTTTGGTGCCGAAACGGAAACGCTACTCGATGAAATGAATGAGAAGTTGGTTGCGTAG
- the tcmP gene encoding three-Cys-motif partner protein TcmP, translating into MSEDINANPFDDATKDKLDLFQNCFKEWFPTLLHNIYCEKLYVFDFFAGSGIDSDGNFGSPLILLKEAMGENRMHCSRDSAKKVKFVFNEIRKKKSELLNANVNSYIETCLDNCKLDQCVYDIKVKRNKFRDLFLAEDMNRILRDPKIAKFVLLDQYGFKEIDEQVFSKLVASPTTDFIFFITSSFLKRFQEHPYIQKYFESNRIDFNESEPKYCHSVVADYYRSLIPLSKEYFIHHFTIKKGSNYYGLIFGTNHSLGMEKFLKVCWEKDPQAGESNFYIHGDFDKSSLFYTENNTIKKEKYKSVLVHEILEGKVKNNKAGLHHALKNSMLPKVYVEVIEELSENNPRVKIIGKFNRKTTGIHKLKDSDIYTIEVIS; encoded by the coding sequence ATGTCGGAAGATATAAATGCAAATCCATTTGATGATGCAACCAAAGATAAATTGGATTTATTCCAAAATTGCTTTAAGGAATGGTTTCCCACATTATTACACAATATATACTGCGAAAAATTATATGTTTTTGACTTCTTCGCTGGAAGTGGTATAGATTCTGACGGAAATTTTGGAAGCCCATTGATATTGTTAAAAGAAGCAATGGGTGAGAACAGAATGCACTGTTCTCGTGACAGTGCAAAAAAGGTAAAATTTGTCTTTAATGAAATCAGAAAGAAAAAATCAGAACTTCTTAATGCAAATGTAAATTCATACATCGAAACATGTTTGGATAATTGTAAACTAGATCAATGCGTTTACGATATAAAGGTTAAACGAAACAAGTTTCGAGATTTATTTTTGGCAGAAGATATGAATCGTATCCTTCGGGATCCGAAAATTGCTAAATTCGTTCTGTTAGATCAATACGGATTTAAAGAAATTGATGAGCAAGTTTTTTCTAAATTAGTAGCTTCTCCAACTACAGATTTTATTTTTTTTATCACGTCTTCCTTCTTGAAACGGTTCCAGGAACATCCTTATATACAAAAGTATTTTGAGAGCAATCGAATTGATTTCAACGAATCTGAGCCCAAATATTGTCACAGCGTAGTTGCAGATTACTATAGAAGTCTTATTCCTCTTTCAAAAGAATATTTCATACATCATTTTACAATTAAGAAAGGTTCCAATTATTACGGGTTGATCTTTGGAACAAATCATTCATTGGGAATGGAAAAATTTCTGAAAGTTTGTTGGGAGAAAGACCCGCAAGCTGGTGAGTCAAATTTTTACATACACGGTGATTTTGATAAAAGTTCGTTGTTTTATACTGAAAATAATACAATAAAAAAAGAAAAATATAAATCAGTTCTTGTTCATGAAATTCTGGAAGGTAAAGTTAAGAATAATAAGGCAGGCTTACATCATGCACTCAAAAATTCTATGCTACCGAAAGTCTATGTTGAAGTAATTGAGGAACTTTCAGAAAATAATCCTCGTGTGAAAATCATTGGCAAATTTAATAGAAAAACAACAGGCATTCACAAATTGAAAGACAGTGACATATATACAATCGAGGTAATCTCCTAA
- a CDS encoding DUF5131 family protein codes for MAQSSIEWTDMTWNPTTGCNKISAGCKNCYAEVMTRRLQAMGVEKYDQGFSIRTHEKDLELPYQWKKPRVVFVNSMSDLFHKKVPVSFIQKVFQVMRDNPQHVFQVLTKRSDLLLQYDREGLLDWSYNIWMGVSVEDEKVKHRIDDLRNTKARTKFLSCEPLIGPFPNMNLKGIDWVIVGGESGRKPRPMQSEWVFEIKKQCQTAKVAFFFKQWGGTNKKKAGRLLDGKTWDEMPINKSKAK; via the coding sequence ATGGCACAATCCTCCATTGAATGGACCGATATGACTTGGAATCCCACTACGGGATGCAATAAGATCTCTGCTGGATGTAAAAATTGTTATGCGGAAGTCATGACTCGGCGCCTGCAAGCCATGGGAGTGGAAAAATACGACCAAGGATTTTCCATCAGAACCCATGAAAAAGACCTGGAGTTGCCCTACCAATGGAAAAAACCCCGAGTGGTATTTGTCAATTCCATGAGTGATTTGTTTCATAAAAAAGTTCCCGTTTCCTTTATCCAAAAGGTATTCCAAGTGATGCGAGACAATCCCCAACATGTATTCCAAGTGTTGACCAAACGGTCTGACCTCCTTTTGCAATATGACAGGGAAGGACTCTTGGATTGGTCTTATAATATCTGGATGGGAGTCTCTGTAGAAGACGAGAAGGTCAAACACCGCATTGATGACTTACGTAATACCAAGGCAAGGACAAAGTTTTTATCTTGTGAACCACTCATTGGCCCCTTTCCGAACATGAACTTAAAAGGAATCGATTGGGTGATAGTCGGTGGGGAGAGTGGAAGAAAGCCAAGACCTATGCAATCAGAATGGGTATTTGAGATTAAGAAACAATGCCAAACAGCAAAGGTAGCTTTCTTTTTCAAACAATGGGGCGGAACCAACAAAAAAAAAGCAGGACGGCTTTTGGATGGCAAAACTTGGGACGAAATGCCAATAAACAAGAGCAAGGCGAAATAG
- a CDS encoding restriction endonuclease subunit S yields the protein MPLKDQDLETWKDKIPKHWEVKKLEQLLEYVIGGDWGKDESYDDDDYDFALCIRGTEIKNWNESRGQTAALRKIKKSNLEKRKLQLNDIILEISGGGPEQPVGRTVVIDNSVLSFKPEIPKICTNFFRLIRPSQDVSASYLNYFLTFFYKTGEITKFQAGSNNLRNLKFPDYIQIPIPLPPLAEQQSIVAKIEELFSELEKGKEQLETALAQLKVYRQSLLQAAFSGKLTHPDVKEGELPDGWMWVKLGEVGKLVSGYAFKSNDFLAKGVPVVKISNIGYSEFLWKDQEFLDKKFLNQKIDFQVKGGDLLVALTRPITNDTTKVCLYPEDSPTGLLNQRVALIKDLKVEKEYVYIFMQSSGFKEYIRSKFSETLQPNLSPKDLSLTPIPCGEVKEQKLIVQILESKLTVCDKIEETIQQSLAQADVLRQSILKQAFEGKLVRG from the coding sequence TTGCCATTGAAGGATCAAGATTTAGAAACATGGAAAGATAAGATTCCTAAACATTGGGAAGTGAAAAAACTCGAACAGCTTCTCGAATATGTAATAGGAGGAGATTGGGGGAAGGATGAATCTTATGATGATGACGATTATGACTTTGCTTTATGTATTCGAGGAACTGAAATAAAAAATTGGAACGAATCAAGAGGACAGACGGCTGCTTTACGTAAAATAAAGAAAAGTAATCTGGAGAAAAGAAAACTTCAATTAAATGATATAATTTTAGAAATTTCAGGTGGAGGCCCAGAGCAACCCGTTGGACGGACTGTAGTAATAGATAATTCTGTGCTTTCTTTTAAACCAGAAATCCCAAAGATATGTACAAATTTTTTCAGATTAATCAGGCCTTCCCAAGATGTTTCAGCTTCGTATTTAAACTATTTTTTGACCTTTTTTTATAAAACTGGTGAGATAACAAAATTTCAAGCGGGAAGTAATAATCTAAGAAATTTGAAATTTCCCGATTATATTCAAATCCCCATCCCCCTCCCGCCCCTCGCCGAACAACAATCCATCGTTGCCAAAATCGAAGAGCTCTTTAGCGAACTCGAAAAAGGAAAGGAACAATTGGAGACAGCCCTTGCCCAATTGAAGGTGTATCGGCAGAGTTTGTTGCAAGCTGCGTTTTCAGGAAAGTTGACACATCCAGATGTGAAAGAAGGGGAGTTGCCCGATGGTTGGATGTGGGTGAAGTTGGGGGAAGTCGGGAAGCTAGTATCTGGTTATGCTTTCAAGAGTAACGACTTCCTTGCTAAAGGAGTTCCAGTGGTCAAAATTTCAAACATTGGATATTCGGAATTTTTGTGGAAAGATCAAGAATTTTTAGATAAAAAGTTTTTAAACCAAAAAATTGATTTCCAGGTGAAAGGTGGAGATTTGTTAGTTGCTCTAACGAGACCTATTACTAATGACACAACTAAAGTTTGCCTTTATCCAGAGGATTCGCCAACAGGATTATTAAATCAACGAGTTGCATTGATAAAGGATCTAAAGGTTGAAAAAGAATATGTTTATATATTTATGCAATCGAGTGGTTTCAAAGAATACATTCGTTCAAAGTTTTCTGAAACTCTCCAGCCAAACCTATCACCCAAAGATTTGAGCTTGACTCCAATTCCATGTGGTGAAGTGAAAGAACAAAAACTAATCGTCCAAATCCTGGAATCCAAACTCACTGTCTGCGACAAAATTGAAGAGACCATCCAACAATCGTTAGCCCAAGCAGATGTTTTGCGCCAGAGTATTTTGAAACAGGCGTTTGAGGGGAAGTTGGTGAGGGGATGA